The genomic stretch atttataaaaatcagtagttttGCTATACGCAAGTAATACTTGAATAGAccacaaaaaaaacttttttaaagatttaatttgcaatagtaacaaaaagataaaatacctgTGActagaatttaaagaaataaataggatGTATACCTGTAAAGTTTAAAGAAAACTCAAACTCTATTTAGGAAATTatttaatcaataaaataaatactatatttaCAGAAATGAAGATTCAGttgtaaaaatatcaattttccCTTAAATTGACAAATCAATTTAATGCAATAGCATTCCGAGTACAAACAGGATTTTTTTGGAACTTGATATAATAATGTTAAGAGTGCATCTGGAAAATGTACGTGTGAGAATGGCCAGAAAAAATGCTActagataataaaaatgaattatttaactatttaatttaaatgtgtgGTCCTGGTTCTAGAAAagactacaaaaaaagaaatcatacattGACTCAAGTACTTCAGGATGTTTTAGTATTAGTATAGGATAAGTCTGGAAttttaaatcaacaaaaccaGCAGGAAAACAATTTCACCAGTAAGCTGCATTAGAACACCTGGCTAgccatttgaagaaataaataaaaatacagtcatgcagtacataatgacatttcagtcaacaacagacggcttacaatggtggtcccataatattataatactgtgtttactgtaccttttctttgtttacatatgattagatacacaaataccattgtgttacaattgcctacaatattcagtacagtaacatgctgtacaggtttgtagcctaggagcaataagctatgccatatagcctaggtgcatagtaggctataccatttcagtttgtgtaagtacactctatgatgtttacaTGATGACAGAATCACtgaacaatgcatttctcagaatgtattcctgtCTTTATACGATGCATAACTGTAGTTGATTGCCTCATTCCTTATATCGAAATTAAATTTCCAGGAAAATCAAAGTTtgtaatataaaattgaaatgaagtaaGTCTCTGGAATAAAAcaggagataattttttaaataattttaaatcgaAGAAGTTTCATTTAACCATATTGCAAAATTCAAAAGGAGAATTCAAAAGGAAAAGGATTGATAAATTTGAAATCAAACAATGCAAACCTCACTGCATAGCACACAAAGTAATTATCACACCAATATTAAGGGACAACTGACAAACTGAAAAGTAATTTGCAATACATGCATCAGACAAAGAGCTGGTTTCCTTAATAAACAAAGACCtcctagaaataaaatgttctagAAAATCAGTCAACCTAATAGAAAAATTCACAAAGGAAATGAACTGACAGTTTATAGGGAaaaaatatacatgcaaataATTGTTTGAAAAATGCTAAACCCTActcataaaaacacaaaaaactgcAGGTGTTACCAATGTCCACTATCACAGTGGCAATGGCTTAAAACTTAAGAAAACTTTGGATAAAAGTATGAGAAAATCAGTGTTCTTGCACAACATTGTTAGAAGCGAGTTTGACTTGGTGAAATTTACTTGGAGGTCAATTTGTCAATCaccatcaaaaaagtaaaatgaatatatacattttgacCCAAACTTCACTTCTAgtggtttatctttttctttttttttttttcttttgagatggagtctcgctgtgtcgccaggctggagtgcagtggtgcaatctcagctcactgcaacctctgtctcctgggttcaagcgattctcaggcttgagcctccggagtggctgggattacagtgggattacaggcacgtgtcaccacacccagctaattttttttttttttttttttttaagtagagatggggtttcaccatgttggccaggatggtcttgatctcctgacctcgtgatccgcccacttcggcctctcaaagtgctgggattacaggcttgagccaccatgcctgatctAGTGGTTTATCTTTAATCCACATACATGCTTAAGACATATGAGCGCAAGCTTTAtttgagatagaaaaaaaattgtaaacatttaaatatcCATTAAGTGAGAActtattaataaattatgatacagTTATGAAAATGTCATGGATTTCTATGAACTGCTTTGGAAAtacttctttaacttttattttaagttcaggggtacctgtgcaggatgtgcagttttgttacataggtaaatgtgtgtcatagGGGgctgttgtacagattatttcatcacccaggtattaagcctagtattcatttgttacttttcctgatcttctccctcctcccaccctccaccctccaataagccccaatgtgtgttgttcccctctatgtatccatgtgttcttatcatggaaatatttcttaagtgtaaaaagagaaaaggtgcaaaactgtatgatttcatttacgtagaaaagtatgtgtgtgtgtgttttgtgtgtattGATACTTGTTTATACCTAAGCATTTTTAGAAGAATACTAAAGGAACTGTTAACATTGGATACCATCAATTATATTGGAGGTAGAGGAGAAAAactgttttttcatttatatcacTCTGTCCTATTGATAATTTCACCAAGtggatatattacatttataattttaaatatccaGCCTAAAATTTAGGACAATTCAGTGTTGCCTAAGACTGCTGATCCTCCACCCCCACACACGGTTGAGTTAGGAGATTCCTCTCTTTCAGAGCATTACTCACAGTGAATTGTAACTAGTTACTTACATGTATGTTTCTCCTACCAGTCTGTGCGTTCATTGAAGGCAGGCATacgttttattcatttttgtgtcaCCTTCATTTAGCATAGCATCTGGCACATTGAAGAGGGGCAATATGTGTTTAATCAGTGaacaagaatgaatgaatgaagctttTCCATTTCCATCATCCACATTCAATCTCTCCCTCCTGTGAACTCCTACAGCACTCTGCAGCTCCAAAAATACTTGGCTCACTTCCCCCTGGGAATGTTTTACGAACCCTTCACTAGACTCCATAAGAACAAAGACAATGTCATTGTCATACCCATCTCCAGCCCAGCACCAAGCATGCTATCTGGCCCCACATAAAGCCCGGAAGTATCTGTCGAGTTGAACTGAAAACACTAACACTGTTAACATAAAAATAGGTTCTGTCCTGGGAAAATCGTTCTCCTGATTCCAAAAAGAAATGAGTTCAGTCTTGCCAAGTCTGTTTTAGCAGAATAAAGTCCCATAGCTAATGACAGCCTTTAACTATTGGAAATGTAAAGCCACATTTTTTTCATACGGTAATGCAACAAAGAGGTAAGAAGCGTTTGGTTTTAAGTATctaatcatttcttatttttgcagCAGGCGAGAGAACATGGCAAAAGGCAATCGTACCACAGTGACCGAATTTGTCCTCATGGGATTCACAGATCGTCCTGAGCTGCAGCTCCCCCTCTTTGTGGTATTCCTCGTCATTTATCTCATCACCCTGGTGGGAAACCTTGGCATGATCCTGCTGATCAGAGCAGACTCGCGGCTCCACACCCCCATGTACTATTTCCTCAGTCACCTGGCATTCATTGATCTGTGTTACTCATCTTCCATTGGGCCCAAGATGCTGCAAAATTTATTGGTGAAGAAAAAAACCATCTCCTTTTCAGGCTGTTTTGCTCAGCTGTACTTCTCCGGTGCTTTTGCCACTACAGAATGCTTCCTCTTGGCCACAATGGCCTACGACCGCTACATGGCCATCTGCAACCCCGATTTACACAGCTATTATGACGCAGCGGGTCTGCAGGGAGTTAGTGATAGGGGTCTATACCTATGGCTTCCTAAACTCTGTGATACAGACAGCTCTGACATTTCAGCTGTCTTTCTGCGACTCCAACGTCATCCACCACTTCTACTGTGCTGACCCCCCTCTCCTGACCCTCTCCTGCTCTGACACCCACAACAAAGAAAAGCAGCTCGTGATCTTCTCTGCAGTAaatctcactgggtccctccttaCCATCTTCATCTCCTACATTTGCATCCTCTTTTCCATTATAAAAATCCAGTCTTCTGAGGGCAAGTGCAAAGCATTTTCCACCTGTGCCTCCCACCTCACTGTCGTCACCGTCTTTTATGGAACACTGTTTTTCATGTACCTGCAGCAACCAAAAGCGGGGAATTcatggaaacaaaacaaagtagtCTCTGTGTTTTATAGTCTTGTAATTCCCATGCTTAACCCTCTTATCTATAGCCTGAGAAACACAGAAGTAAAGGATGCCCTGAAAAAAATGCTAGAGGGCAAAGAGTTATAGTGAGTGAGTTAATGGAATGCAGCATATTGAAAGTTTGATATATTGACAAGTGTAATATCTCTAATTAAGTTTAGATTTAGCAGGCCAACTGCTGTCCAATCAGGAAGCAAACAGTAATCTAATTTGGGAATTTTAATGACCAAAGCACTGGGTCACTTATTTAACATAGTAATGTTTAATCCAATTATCAGGAACTATCAAAATTGACTTACAAGCTAGAATGTCAATAATTGTGTCCTTCATATGCTGAAGAAGAAATGGCTTACTACCAATTAAATAATATAAGCTCTAAATTAAAAAAGATCCTGAAAAGCAACATTCTGGGTAAAACTATAATTTAACAAAGCTGGGTACAAAACCCACACATGAAAATCTATGTTATTAGAAACACTTTTCAGTTTACAACAGGCTGTATTGTAGACAGTAATTTGTTAGTCTTAGAACATATTTCTTCATAACACTTTGCTACAGATGGTGATTAAGTTTCAAGACCAGCTTACAAAAACCTTATTTAATCCAAATATAATTGAAATACTGCATGCTTtaaataaacaatagaaaatatagTATTGTAGCAACAGTGGGGGggcagaaaagaacaaaaaacactGGGATTCAGTTAGATGGTAGAGTtgtttagaaaagaaattttaattaaaagagataaagagaaggtTTAGGAAACCTTTAGAGATGTTAAAaatagtccttttttcaacagCCAGGGTTCAATTTTTCTAGTCTCTGGAAAGTGGAGCCACAGTGAGTTTTTTGGGAGGGAGTGACGGgtgaggagggagaaaaaggaatggaaagagggagAATTTGGGGAAGTAATCAGGCCTGGGTATATGTGAATgtttctaagaaataaaattattgtctTAATTAATTTGAATGATCTAGAGAAATACTTTAGTTTTGCAACATTTTCCatgttctgtatttttgttttcatagatCCAGTATTCCAATTTCTTGGAAATAAGGCTATATGAATTCTTGGTGTTTTGGGGGATAGGtgaaagaaaaatctcatttttttttaatttaggtaaAAATATGAGCACTCtttgttttggggtttgtttgttttttgtttttttgagatggagtctcactctgtcacccagcctgcagtgcagtggcacagtctcggctcactgcaacctccgcctcccgggttcaagtgattttcctcagcctcctgcgtagctgggactacaggcatgcgccaccacacccagctaatttttgtacttttagtagagacagggtttcaccatattgggcaggctggtctcgaactcctgacacctcgtgatccacccacctcggtttcccaaagtgctgggattacaggcgtgagccactgcacccggccaagcaCTCTACCGTTTTTCTAAGCCTTGATTCTAAtacttctttcaaaataattcttaagGCAAACAAATCTgccataaaaatgtttattttcctccTATTTTCAAAAGTGATTACTGTTAAGTAACTTTTAATGGTTTGTAACATATACTACCAATTAATTACAAGTAAgtttaaaattaatcaaaaaaaCTAAGAGGTCCCTGTTGTCCCCAAATTAACTCTGCAGATAATAATATGGgatctttgttttattgttgCTTATAAtcagataatttagaaaaataaaaagttaaatatttacaaCTTCTCCTACTTAGTTCAGAAAGCCTTTCCAGATAGTTGAGGTATAAGTTGTATCGCTAAGCATTTGAAGATGGACTTTTGGCTATGGTTGAAAAGGAAGACACTAGCAGGATAAaggaacagagggaagaaaagcaggaattgagccagagagggaggagaggttgCACAGGTAATGAGCAACAGGGGAACAGGCAAAGTGGAGAGGATAATGCTGAGGGATTATAGGAGCCTGGGTATTAGACCAGGAGTTCCCCCTTGAGACCAAGCAAATTATCTTCTTCACTTTGTACTCCAGCACCTACTGCATTTCCTGGCATAAAGTAGATGCACAATAACTGTTTGCCGAACTGAATTGAAATCGTTTGTGTTTATTCCTAACTCTCATGGGTGGGTAAGACATGGTGCCCAGCAATGGTCCAGCGGTTTGGAAGTGACAGAGAAAAGGAAGCCACTGGGTTTATGACCGGAAGACTGTTTTTCAATATTCTCATAATGAAACTAACATCTATGCGGTGGGAAGACATACAAAGGCAACAGCGCAACCTGACCAGGGAAAGAGAAGTTGGTACATTGGGAAGATGGCACGGGCTGGAGCTGTCGACAGACCATAACAATCAACGAACAACTGCTGCAGAACAAGGTTGCTATTAACTGAGATAAAGATGAACACGGACCAACATTTAGATGGAAAATTGTGCTTTCGATCAAAAGCCATGTCTATTTCTTAAACTTATTTCTCAAACTCTCTGTCAGTTTAAtttagaaagtgaaaaataaCCATGCACTAGATATCACGTTTCAACACATGCCTCTCAGCAAACGAATTCTATTCATGTATTCAAAGGAATATTTGGTCTAAAAGTTTCAtcagttttcagttcttttcaaGGAAACCTGAAGAAAATGTCACAAGACCTCCCCATAATACCTTCCCAGCTGTTGAATTTGTACACTTTGCTCAACATGCTTCCTTGATTACTCTGTAAAACAAAGCATAAAATTGAGAATATTGTATTCATAGATTGCGAAGGatataaatctacattttactaAATTTCCCAAAAACTTGAAAAGCAAATAGGTATGAGAAGAGGTCAGAATCAGCTAATTTTTGAGTTGTtaattcccattttcttttcccattgagACTCAGCCTTATAAATTTATCGCCCTGACTCTGGCCATATGAAGTAAGAAAGGTCTCAGGTGAAGAATTCTTGAATTaattatttgcattaaaaaatagagtactgtatgtatgtgtagtattaatatgataatatataatccacaagaaaaacaaatataattctaCACCTTTGTCTCCTTATAAAGTGAGGCTGTTTCAGTCAATACACACAATAATTACACTAATTATTCAGCCCAAAGTATCTTCTGAATATGTAAATGTTACCAAAATGATGGAAGATTTATCAGAATTTAAGAGTGCAACATTTTGCTGAAAGTGAAAATAAACTGTTCTCACATGTAAATAAATAGCATATTCGTCTTCCTTATGGTAATCCTAAAACTGAATGTTATTTGCCAGCATTCACCACTTAGACTTTTCATTAACAAATATGATATGTATCTGAAATACTCATTTGGACATAAAATGCTGAATTTTTCAACTGGTATAGATTTCAACTTCTTATTTCTCTTCACTTTATACTCTATTGATTTGTCATGCTTGGAAACAtgccaaatgaatttttttattattcggATCAAAATAAGGAACCATGAGAAGGAACCATATtattcttctccattttctttcatattatttGATGTATTAGTATTTCAGaaatttaagcattttaaaatctcaaatagGTGCCCCAAAATTTTCAGCTCTGCCCTGGATGTATTGTTCTAGCATTCTTTGGTGAACAAGATTGAATAGAAAAGTGTTAATTCAGTGCTCAAGAGTGACTCCACCTGCAACTAAGTGGTGCATCCACCAGCGATAAAGAGGCCACTGATGTCAGAACTTGGGGATTTTAGGCTCCTGGGAAAGTGACAGATTTAGCCTACTCTTCCAAGCCAGCTtgctctaaaaatataaacattttataaataactgGAACTTCCATGTCTGGTAAGACAGGAAAAATTAGAGAAGGGAAAAgatcatctttaatttttaataactaaatAAGTATCTCTTAGGCCTTTGCAGAAACTATCCTAATAGAGACAGTTTCCAGAAGGTCTTATTCTGTAGCCTAaaccaaaaatgttttattccctcaagcttgcttttttttttgccaataacTTAATAGTTTGTCaataatattacaaatatttttaaattacttaatataAATAGTTGGCAGCAAACTATTCCATTACAGAGTTAAATTACCAGTACAACAAACAGACTGGAGATTTAGACACCTGGAAGATAACAATAAAATGAGCTAAAATagttaacaaaaaatttaaactgaaGGCATTTACCTAGTGTCCATAAAAGCACAAGCTTACTTTCTTTGCTTGGGCGTGTTGGCCACTCAGGCACCTGGACACCTACGAACCTGCAGCTTCTGCTCCTCACTGAAAGGCAGTCTTGTTTGCCAGCCACACTAGATGTGGCATCAGGAGAAGGATAGTCAATGAGCCAGTCAGACTCCAGCACTctcctgcccacctctgcctcaccCTCGGCTGGGGATGCTACGTGACTACAGCTTTCTCATATTTAGGCAAGAGTACAGAGAGCTCTCAGGTCCATCTCTGGGTTTCTCctaaaagctttttatttcatttttattgtctttcctCTTTAGAAAGAGCcacttttaaccatttttattctTATCATGTCATATTTCATGTGAAAGTTACAAATAGTATTTCACTTATTTGCTTTGGCAAAAGTAGCTACTAGCTTTCCTTAGACATCTTTCAAATGCAGAGTTTAGAGTTAACTATAATAAAGGAGCAAATTGAAAGGAAATTCTAATTAATGTTGCTTGTATTAGGGAGTAGTCATTTTATGAAGAAAGGTTGAAATATCTTCTTAAAATTTTGGACTATCTTTTATTTATCACAAATCACAGATAATTCTCAAGTGTTCACAGGCTCAAAATAGCAACTCTATTAGCTTTAATCTAAGAATACAATTCTCTGCTCTGCTTTATTTAATTAGGTGTTAAAACACAATCTGTTAAGCCTTTATCTCCTGACATATTCATATTTTCCTATatattaaattgttaaatttatcaaaagaagGCTGTTGGTATGATCACTTCATTAAACCTGTAACTGACTCCTGATAATTCCTATCGGTCCACACTTTAGACATGTATAATAGAGCACATTAGTAGACACCCGCAAACCAAGTAAGAATAAATCATGCTGATCCTGAAAAAATGCATGTTCTTGCAGGTAAAGATTTTGCTTACCAAAAATAAAGTATGGTCTCAAAAAGCAGACGCTCAAAGCCTGTGGAAGCAGTGGTGATGTACTAGGAAGAGGAATAGATTGGGAAACTCAGTCTGAGCTTGAGTCCTTTGTGTGCTCTGACCTGTGATATCAGTCAAGTGGCTTGACCCCTCTAGCCTTAAatttttcatctggaaaatgaggaaaattataCCTCAAAGAGCTGCCAAACAGACAAAATAGTCTAGGGtatgctaaaatatattttaaacaatataaaagtataaagcttttatttttaataaccagACTCTACCATGATTAGTGTGTAACTTTTAGAGTCTTTGATTTGAAGTGTTTGGGAAATCCTTGctggaaaatgtttttatatctaCCTATGTGACAAAATATAGAAGTTGCATACGTCTCCAATAACGGATTTTCTTTATGCATGACTGGAGGAAATCAGTGCAGCCCATTTCCAACATACAGGAGTTCTGGTCCCACTGTCTGTTTGCAAGTCAATGATCTGGAACGTGGAGACTGTCCCCTGGACACAAAGTTGTCTTAACTAATAATAAATGTTCACAGACTTCTCTTTGACCCTAAACCCCTACAGCTCACACATTTCCATAGCGGACAGTAGAAACGTTTTTCTTGTTACTGCTGCAGTTCTGAAAGGCAGCATTTGTCCCCATGTCTGTGACTGCTCTGAGCTTCTGCTGGGCTCACCCAGCCTCTGAAAAAACATTAGAGGTAAGCTGTAAGAGGCAGGCCGGGGTGTTCTATCGGGAAGGGGTAAGGGTAAGAGACCTTTTCCTTGGTCTCTGCTTGGACTAGCAATAAGCCTGGCAGAAGCTGAGGGAAAGTAGCACAAGAGTTAAGGTTCTGCAGAAGCCTCTTCCCctaccttccttcccttcccatgCTCTCTACCTTCCCCCAGCAGGGCTGCTAGGATGAGAATTCCACTGCCTCTCTAACTCTAGGAGGAGGGTGATGAGGAGCCTGAGATGTGAGGATCCAAGGCTGggtaggaggaaagaaaagggggCAGGGAAGAGGGCCCGGGAGAAGATGATGTGCCATTCTGAGATTCTGTGGAGATGCTGGCTATTGCTTTACTCTTTTGAGAAAGAGTAAAATCTCTCAAGTGTTGACGAACCATCCAGGAAAATGCAGTGTTGCCTATTAGAGTAAAGTAGTTACAGTAGATATGTAACAAAAGTTAGCTGAATCTAGACTTAATCtgctccctccttttctctctctctctctctctctctctctctctcccccttcttccctccctccctctctccccaccacaACACAGATACTCTATTGGGACCACAAACTCAAAATCCTAATGATTAAATTGATCATCATCTTCTACTTCACAGCCAACTCCTCCTGCTTTCCCTATTTTTGTACATGATAATTTTCCCCAGTCAtcaaattcaaaaaatatgtaGTTTCTCCTTGTTACCTCATATTTCAAAGAGGAGACAAGACTTATGTATTATTCATCTATGCATTCATACAAGATTCCTTGCACTaatccttttccttttcattgctaCTAGCAGCTTTATCATTACTTTGCACCTGGACTTCCCTGGCATCTCTGCATCTAACCTCTTCACATCAAAGATCCTCAGTAGATTCATGTATGTAGAGGGAAAAGATGGATTTATCGTAAATTAGAGAAAATGCAAGCCACAACACAGTTACTTTTTCTTATACTGtatatcaaaataaattcaacattGATCAGATCTTAAGGTAACAAATGAAACCTTAAAAGTGCTTGAATAAAATATTGCTGAATATTTGCTAGGCTTGGAATAAGAAAAGCTTTTCCAAGAAAAGAATTAAGTTCAGAAGTTGCAAATAAAAAGTGTGACAGATTTGATgaaatcaaaaattttaatgtttattacaaTAATTAGTAAAAAAACatcaaatgggaaaatat from Nomascus leucogenys isolate Asia chromosome 15, Asia_NLE_v1, whole genome shotgun sequence encodes the following:
- the LOC100579981 gene encoding LOW QUALITY PROTEIN: olfactory receptor 1030-like (The sequence of the model RefSeq protein was modified relative to this genomic sequence to represent the inferred CDS: inserted 2 bases in 1 codon) encodes the protein MAYDRYMAICNPXIYTAIMTQRVCRELVIGVYTYGFLNSVIQTALTFQLSFCDSNVIHHFYCADPPLLTLSCSDTHNKEKQLVIFSAVNLTGSLLTIFISYICILFSIIKIQSSEGKCKAFSTCASHLTVVTVFYGTLFFMYLQQPKAGNSWKQNKVVSVFYSLVIPMLNPLIYSLRNTEVKDALKKMLEGKEL